In Edaphobacter dinghuensis, one genomic interval encodes:
- a CDS encoding Fe2+-dependent dioxygenase — protein MLITIPDVLTAAQVQQARAKLDAADWVDGKVTAGYQAQKVKENHQLPEGHPVAVELGEMVLGGLARSPLFMSAALPLRVFPPMFNRYTGGGRFGTHVDTAIRQLVTTGQRIRTDISATLFLTKPEDYDGGELIVEDTYGSHSVKLPAGHMVLYPATSLHRVEPVTRGARVSSFFWIQSMIRSDADRSMLYDLDTAIQTLAKDVPGSPVGVQLTGVYHNLLRRWAEM, from the coding sequence ATGCTGATTACGATTCCTGATGTGTTGACCGCCGCGCAGGTGCAGCAGGCGCGGGCAAAGCTCGATGCCGCCGATTGGGTGGACGGCAAGGTGACGGCGGGATATCAGGCGCAGAAGGTAAAGGAGAACCATCAGTTGCCGGAGGGGCATCCGGTAGCGGTGGAGTTGGGCGAGATGGTGTTGGGTGGACTGGCACGTTCTCCGCTGTTTATGTCGGCAGCGCTGCCGCTTCGCGTGTTTCCACCGATGTTCAACCGCTACACCGGCGGCGGACGGTTTGGCACGCATGTCGATACCGCGATTCGGCAACTGGTGACGACCGGGCAGAGGATTCGCACGGATATTTCAGCGACGCTTTTTTTGACGAAGCCCGAGGACTATGACGGCGGTGAGCTGATCGTCGAGGACACGTATGGATCGCACTCGGTGAAGCTGCCTGCGGGGCATATGGTGCTGTATCCCGCGACGAGTCTGCATCGTGTGGAGCCGGTGACGCGGGGCGCGCGGGTGTCGAGCTTCTTCTGGATTCAGAGCATGATTCGCAGCGATGCGGATCGGTCGATGCTGTATGACCTCGATACAGCGATTCAAACGCTGGCGAAGGATGTTCCGGGAAGTCCGGTAGGCGTGCAATTGACCGGGGTTTATCACAATCTGCTGCGGCGATGGGCTGAGATGTAG
- a CDS encoding glycoside hydrolase family 2 protein produces MFTEACCRLRKILLPTLSIALLFSSFAVVAHAQTSDTTLLVDIDHRAATSLDGDWHTIVDPYSTGLYNFHHEIKADGYFMNGTKAYNGEPLEYNFALSPTLKVPGDWNTQRRDLFYYEGVMWYEKDFKYSPKPNTHTFIHFGAANYRSHVWVNTKAVCEHEGGFTPFDCDVTGVVKDGDNFVVVAVDNTRSADGVPTLQTDWWNYGGLTRDVSLVDVPQQFIDDYDLHLSRANHDLIEGYVHVEGANPGTDVTVSIPELHATTHATVGTDDRADIKLPVKSLSLWSPDNPKLYKVNLASGSDHLEDEMGFRTIETRGTEILLNGKPIFLRGVSVHAEAPYRTGRAYSEKDVDTLLGWAKEMGCNYVRLAHYPHDQRMTRASDRLGILVWSEIPDYWALQFDNPAVLAKSKQQLGEMIRRDRDKASIILWSVANETPDTEARTKYLTTMANLTRQLDPTRLVTAALLVKTQKTATGSNKIVDDPLGQALDVIGTNEYIGWYEQKPAGADTTTWDIHYQKPVIMSEFGAAARAGHHGPATERWTEEYQADVYKHQIPMLNRIPQLRGTSAWVLMDFRSPMRTLPGLQDNFNRKGLISDQGEKKQAFFVLQKAYKDKTLGKAE; encoded by the coding sequence ATGTTCACTGAAGCCTGCTGCCGCCTCCGCAAAATCCTCCTCCCCACTTTAAGCATCGCCCTCCTGTTCTCCTCCTTCGCCGTCGTCGCCCATGCACAAACTTCCGACACCACGCTACTCGTCGACATCGACCATCGTGCCGCCACCTCGCTCGACGGCGACTGGCACACCATCGTCGATCCCTACTCCACCGGCCTCTACAACTTTCACCACGAGATCAAGGCCGACGGCTACTTCATGAACGGCACCAAGGCCTACAACGGCGAGCCGCTCGAGTACAACTTCGCCCTCTCCCCCACGCTCAAGGTCCCCGGCGATTGGAACACCCAGCGCCGCGACCTCTTCTACTACGAAGGCGTGATGTGGTACGAGAAGGACTTCAAGTACAGCCCCAAACCCAACACCCACACCTTCATCCACTTCGGCGCAGCCAACTATCGCAGCCACGTCTGGGTCAACACCAAAGCCGTCTGCGAGCACGAGGGCGGCTTCACTCCCTTCGACTGCGACGTCACCGGCGTCGTCAAAGATGGCGATAACTTCGTCGTCGTCGCCGTCGACAACACCCGCTCCGCCGACGGCGTTCCCACTCTCCAGACCGACTGGTGGAACTACGGCGGCCTCACCCGCGACGTCTCACTCGTCGACGTGCCTCAGCAGTTCATCGATGACTACGACCTCCATCTCAGCCGCGCCAACCACGACCTCATCGAAGGCTACGTCCACGTAGAAGGTGCGAACCCCGGCACAGACGTCACTGTCTCCATCCCCGAGCTGCACGCCACCACGCACGCCACCGTCGGCACCGACGACCGCGCCGACATTAAGCTTCCAGTCAAATCCCTCAGCCTCTGGTCGCCCGACAATCCCAAACTCTACAAGGTCAACCTCGCCTCCGGCTCCGACCACCTCGAAGACGAGATGGGCTTCCGCACCATCGAAACTCGCGGCACAGAGATTCTGCTCAATGGCAAACCCATCTTTCTTCGCGGAGTCTCCGTCCACGCCGAAGCTCCCTACCGCACCGGCCGCGCCTACAGCGAAAAGGACGTCGATACACTCCTCGGATGGGCCAAAGAGATGGGTTGCAACTACGTCCGCCTCGCCCACTATCCACACGACCAGCGCATGACCCGCGCCAGCGACCGCCTTGGCATCCTCGTCTGGTCGGAGATTCCCGACTACTGGGCGCTCCAGTTCGACAACCCCGCCGTCCTCGCCAAGTCTAAGCAACAGCTCGGCGAGATGATCCGCCGCGACCGCGACAAGGCCTCCATCATCCTCTGGTCCGTCGCCAACGAAACCCCTGACACCGAGGCGCGCACCAAGTACCTCACCACTATGGCGAACCTTACCCGCCAGCTCGACCCCACCCGCCTCGTCACCGCCGCTCTGCTCGTCAAAACGCAGAAGACCGCGACCGGCTCCAACAAAATCGTCGATGACCCGCTCGGTCAGGCGCTCGACGTCATCGGCACCAACGAGTACATCGGCTGGTACGAGCAGAAGCCCGCCGGTGCCGATACGACGACATGGGACATCCACTACCAGAAGCCCGTCATTATGTCCGAGTTCGGAGCCGCTGCTCGCGCCGGTCACCACGGCCCCGCCACCGAGCGCTGGACCGAGGAGTATCAGGCCGACGTCTACAAGCACCAGATCCCCATGCTCAACCGCATCCCGCAGCTTCGCGGTACCAGCGCGTGGGTGCTCATGGACTTCCGCTCTCCCATGCGCACGCTGCCCGGCCTGCAGGACAACTTCAACCGCAAGGGCCTCATCTCCGACCAGGGCGAAAAGAAGCAAGCCTTCTTCGTCCTGCAAAAAGCCTACAAAGACAAGACTCTAGGCAAAGCCGAATGA
- a CDS encoding TonB-dependent receptor, with protein sequence MRVKRSLKTVGKSKKKAGWKVGSRRGWLAMGTLAAYAMVGSSGRSAAAMAAVTNDAGAGAAGAGAPAANLPVKRFHIGAGPLDEAIKDYEQVTGLKVNVTLPSGTLSGFQTHGVNGLHTEEEGLRLLLEGTGLSYAAQDASTMVVGLRYSDSVNVTSSGLADAVSMTKFSQPLIDTPQTVEVVPQFVLHDEGNSTLRDALRNVPGISMAAGESGAQGDNLTIRGFTARNDIFLDGIRDFGSYYRDSFNFDQVEVLEGPAGVQFGRGATGGVINQESKVPELQKFVNVQTQFGTDATRRITADINEPLTDVGHGGSAFRLNAVGQEGGVAGRPHAEIRRFGIAPSVSFGLNSTTPFTISYFHYTESDTPDYGLPWLLNGVAPGPIRHNYYGFPDQNYLRTNDDILTAKVSHAFGENVSLHSIARWANYPRQAQITEPQICSNAALSVPVGGVVASLPTNAANPSLPCTYTPATDPATIAVNRNQLQIKSVEGDLWDQTELTARFKVLGMRNDFDGGVEGGQEVSNPIRTSYTIKGVNTVPSTNLLHPNAADSFGGTGYITTVVHTKSQTAGIYFVDTVHLGNLFELSGGVRWDYFDTVFNSYQPVAPPAGGTVSAPIGPISRLDKQPSYRAAFVYKPTKHGSVYFDYGTSFDPAAESLSLSVPTAASSLAPEKNETYEAGAKYSLLHERLLLDGAWFRTEKDNAKETDPTNSNNIVNSGNQLVKGVQFSMVGRLPQGTDVVLGYAYLDSAVISSKYYPTSVGYQLANVPKQTFNAFITQRLPLRLSAGLGGNYVASRTASSTVPFVPTGYAPNPNGPGYVVTSVAMKQVPGYWVFNAMMRRPVTDRLELQANVYNLLNRFYIDQPHPSHLIPGAGLSALIGVNFKF encoded by the coding sequence ATGCGCGTGAAGCGAAGTTTGAAGACGGTGGGGAAGAGCAAGAAGAAGGCCGGCTGGAAGGTGGGGAGTCGGCGTGGGTGGTTGGCGATGGGGACGCTGGCGGCGTATGCGATGGTGGGTTCGAGCGGACGCTCAGCAGCCGCTATGGCGGCGGTGACCAACGATGCCGGAGCGGGCGCGGCGGGTGCGGGTGCACCGGCGGCGAACCTTCCGGTGAAGCGCTTTCATATCGGCGCGGGGCCTTTGGATGAGGCCATCAAAGATTATGAGCAGGTAACCGGGCTGAAGGTGAATGTGACGCTGCCTTCGGGCACGCTGTCGGGATTTCAGACGCATGGCGTGAACGGGCTGCACACCGAGGAAGAAGGGCTGCGGCTGCTGCTGGAAGGCACGGGGCTGAGCTATGCGGCGCAGGATGCATCGACGATGGTGGTGGGGCTGCGCTACTCGGACTCGGTGAATGTGACGTCTTCGGGGCTGGCAGATGCGGTGTCGATGACGAAGTTTTCGCAGCCGCTGATTGATACTCCACAAACGGTAGAGGTGGTGCCGCAGTTTGTGCTGCACGATGAGGGCAACTCGACGCTGCGCGATGCGCTGCGGAATGTTCCGGGCATCAGCATGGCAGCGGGTGAGAGCGGAGCGCAGGGCGACAACCTGACGATTCGCGGCTTTACGGCGCGCAACGATATCTTTCTCGATGGCATTCGCGACTTTGGCAGCTACTACCGCGACAGCTTCAACTTCGACCAGGTTGAGGTGCTGGAAGGACCTGCGGGCGTGCAGTTTGGGCGCGGAGCGACGGGCGGCGTCATCAACCAGGAGAGCAAGGTTCCTGAGCTGCAGAAGTTTGTGAATGTGCAGACGCAGTTTGGCACGGACGCGACGCGCAGAATTACGGCCGACATCAACGAGCCGCTGACGGATGTGGGGCATGGTGGATCGGCGTTTCGGTTGAATGCGGTAGGGCAGGAGGGCGGCGTGGCTGGCCGTCCGCATGCCGAGATTCGCCGGTTTGGAATCGCGCCTTCGGTCTCGTTCGGGTTGAACTCGACGACGCCGTTTACGATCAGCTACTTCCACTACACCGAGAGCGACACGCCCGACTACGGTCTACCTTGGCTGCTGAATGGCGTGGCTCCGGGGCCGATTCGGCATAACTACTATGGCTTCCCTGACCAGAACTATCTGAGGACGAACGACGATATTCTGACTGCGAAGGTGAGCCATGCCTTTGGCGAGAATGTGAGCCTGCACAGCATTGCGCGGTGGGCGAACTATCCGCGACAGGCACAGATTACGGAGCCGCAGATCTGTTCGAACGCTGCGTTGAGCGTGCCTGTGGGCGGTGTGGTTGCTTCCCTGCCGACGAATGCGGCCAATCCGTCACTGCCTTGTACCTATACACCGGCAACTGATCCGGCGACGATTGCGGTGAACCGGAATCAGCTGCAGATCAAGAGCGTTGAAGGAGATCTTTGGGACCAGACGGAGTTGACGGCACGCTTTAAGGTTCTGGGGATGCGGAACGATTTTGATGGCGGCGTGGAAGGCGGGCAGGAGGTATCGAACCCGATTCGCACCAGCTACACGATCAAGGGAGTCAACACTGTTCCTTCGACGAACCTGCTGCATCCGAATGCTGCCGACTCTTTTGGCGGGACTGGATACATCACAACGGTGGTGCATACGAAGTCGCAGACTGCGGGAATCTACTTCGTCGATACGGTTCATCTTGGAAATCTGTTTGAGCTGAGCGGCGGCGTTCGTTGGGACTACTTCGATACGGTCTTTAATTCTTATCAGCCGGTTGCTCCACCGGCAGGCGGCACGGTGAGCGCGCCGATTGGGCCGATCAGCAGGCTGGACAAGCAGCCGAGCTATCGTGCGGCGTTTGTGTACAAGCCGACGAAGCATGGCAGCGTGTACTTCGACTATGGAACGAGCTTCGATCCGGCGGCTGAGTCGCTGAGTTTGAGCGTGCCTACGGCGGCCAGCTCGCTGGCTCCGGAAAAGAATGAGACGTATGAGGCGGGCGCGAAGTACAGCTTGTTGCATGAGCGGCTGCTGCTGGATGGCGCGTGGTTCCGCACGGAGAAGGACAATGCCAAGGAGACCGATCCGACGAACTCGAACAACATCGTGAACTCGGGCAACCAGTTGGTGAAGGGCGTGCAGTTCAGCATGGTGGGCAGGCTGCCGCAGGGTACCGACGTTGTGCTGGGCTATGCGTATCTCGATAGCGCGGTGATCTCGTCGAAGTACTATCCGACTTCGGTTGGGTATCAACTGGCGAACGTGCCGAAGCAGACGTTCAATGCGTTCATCACGCAGCGGCTTCCGCTGCGGTTGAGCGCGGGGCTGGGCGGCAACTATGTTGCCAGCCGCACGGCGAGCTCCACGGTGCCGTTTGTGCCGACTGGCTATGCGCCGAATCCGAATGGACCGGGATATGTCGTGACCAGCGTGGCGATGAAGCAGGTGCCGGGCTACTGGGTCTTCAACGCAATGATGCGGCGGCCAGTGACGGACAGGCTGGAGTTGCAGGCCAACGTCTACAACCTGCTGAACCGGTTCTATATCGATCAACCGCATCCGAGCCACCTGATTCCGGGAGCTGGTCTGAGTGCGCTGATCGGAGTGAACTTCAAGTTCTGA
- a CDS encoding TonB-dependent receptor — MKKVLGLVAILFTTLVMSYGQAISVNGGSIQGTITDQTGAVVPGANVTITGIDTGSVKVLTTDSAGFYSLGPLNPGRYNVTITMNGFQKLSVATRIQTGTATSGNFKLTVGESSQTIEVNAGAVQINTEQAGVSGVITTAQLETLPVNGRNILDYAQLQPGVQLQPGGSGDGGFDPTKAGYSALSFSGVSGRTTRILLDGQDVTDETVGTTIFNISAGSIGELQVNRATADPSTDITSSGSVLMSTRSGTNGYHGQLFYDFQDQRVGAASFQGVDGPFQRNQFGGNFGGPILKDKLFFFASAERLKQDQSAVVNLPSIFSGVQSAFPSVGSPARDTYSAGRVDYNGPWGTHMFARINYEANFFDTGQEYSTYANRDNAPGIAGGVDYARGRFTHSFRGSYEKFHNLIVDTTEGNTSLYNPIPGLGLSYGSNFNSGPNANAPQQTYQVDKQIRYDGSWTKGAHNIRYGASLNRITGGGLAAFFGYGPIATLTSSTALANCGGVAGAAACPNDPVNGYSAAVIQISNDQGYASEKPGFGLPGGFQEDWRTGFYLVDSWKIRPTFTLTIGARYDRDTGRTNSDLAAVPCSEIVTANFTTAPPCTGSTPLFDQWGVGLGARVSQPNRNVGPQLGFTYNPAASPKTVLRGGIGLYFESNVFNNVQFDRSSRLPVGKFAAYPTICENGTYSYPIPGKGNVTQTSTGIPISTICTESIAQAAPAILQLQADARAGGAQNIPNTSFMGYALNTPTGTIAYAPKYQSPYSININFGIQRELAPGVVLSADYVHSATLRIQQTIDANHVGDSRYFDVGLAKTAIANTLAQCGASSIDVALSPGGCPTGSGANGNATMVDFAKNGLDSGLAVNGGAPNSILGSGAAAAFDGINPAVGVGIFSYPMGKAAYDGLQLNLTEQKAHPFRGVAQTNLEVSYAYSRMITTTAYNNVGTSDPFFSAPSYNNRNPTQNMGYGGLDRTHIFSLGGAIQPKYGPRIGLIAHFDSAVPTNLTLDEQGSAPGEIFRSDVDGDGQIGDLVPGTDPGAYMRKVKPGTLNNLIANYNTTHAGTLTPAGQAVVAAGLFTPAEMAAAGAVEPTLAPGPSRAFANSMLKTFDANFSYPIRWKKLPEQWSLEPSVSIYNIFNFANYDTLAVGGANISGGTILTPADLAASGGAGNVNGPSDYEAYNSLRISRKTGTFDQGAPRATEFQLKLNF, encoded by the coding sequence ATGAAAAAAGTTCTTGGGTTGGTTGCGATATTATTCACAACCTTGGTAATGAGTTACGGTCAGGCTATTTCGGTAAACGGCGGATCGATCCAGGGAACGATTACGGATCAAACCGGAGCCGTGGTACCGGGAGCCAATGTCACGATTACGGGCATCGATACCGGATCGGTCAAGGTTTTGACGACGGACTCTGCGGGGTTCTATAGCCTTGGGCCACTGAATCCTGGCAGATATAACGTCACGATTACGATGAACGGCTTTCAGAAGCTTTCTGTAGCGACAAGAATACAGACGGGCACAGCGACAAGCGGCAACTTCAAGCTGACGGTGGGTGAGTCGAGCCAGACCATTGAGGTGAATGCGGGCGCTGTCCAGATCAATACCGAACAGGCTGGAGTCTCCGGCGTCATTACGACAGCACAGCTGGAGACACTGCCGGTAAATGGACGCAACATTCTGGATTATGCGCAGCTCCAGCCTGGTGTTCAGTTGCAACCGGGCGGAAGCGGCGACGGAGGATTTGACCCGACGAAGGCAGGATATTCGGCACTCTCGTTCAGCGGCGTTTCGGGCCGCACGACACGCATCCTTCTGGACGGACAGGATGTCACTGACGAAACAGTTGGAACGACGATCTTCAATATCTCAGCAGGCTCGATTGGGGAGCTGCAAGTAAACCGCGCAACAGCCGACCCTTCGACGGACATTACGTCTTCCGGTTCTGTGCTGATGTCGACACGCTCCGGCACGAACGGCTACCATGGACAGCTTTTTTATGATTTCCAGGACCAGCGGGTGGGTGCAGCATCGTTTCAGGGAGTAGACGGTCCCTTCCAGCGCAATCAGTTTGGCGGCAACTTTGGCGGACCGATTCTCAAAGACAAGCTCTTCTTCTTTGCCAGCGCGGAGAGATTGAAGCAGGACCAGTCGGCGGTGGTTAATCTTCCCTCAATCTTCTCCGGCGTTCAAAGCGCGTTTCCAAGCGTTGGGAGCCCTGCTCGGGACACCTATTCGGCTGGCCGCGTGGACTATAACGGCCCCTGGGGCACCCACATGTTCGCTCGCATTAACTACGAGGCGAACTTTTTCGATACAGGTCAGGAGTACTCGACCTATGCTAACCGGGACAATGCACCGGGCATCGCGGGTGGCGTGGACTACGCTCGTGGACGGTTCACCCATAGCTTCCGAGGAAGCTATGAGAAGTTCCACAACCTGATTGTGGATACAACGGAAGGAAATACCTCTCTCTACAACCCCATCCCGGGATTGGGCCTTAGCTACGGCTCTAACTTTAACAGTGGTCCGAATGCTAATGCGCCACAGCAAACCTACCAGGTAGACAAGCAGATCCGGTATGACGGGAGCTGGACCAAGGGTGCGCACAATATTCGTTATGGCGCGAGCCTGAACCGTATTACCGGTGGTGGACTGGCAGCCTTCTTTGGCTATGGCCCCATTGCTACTCTGACCAGCAGCACGGCTCTGGCCAATTGCGGAGGCGTTGCCGGTGCTGCAGCCTGCCCGAACGATCCAGTCAATGGTTATTCGGCGGCAGTGATTCAAATTTCAAACGATCAGGGATACGCCTCAGAGAAGCCGGGTTTCGGCCTTCCCGGCGGTTTCCAGGAAGACTGGCGCACCGGATTTTATCTTGTAGATTCCTGGAAGATCCGGCCCACGTTTACATTGACCATCGGAGCACGTTATGACCGGGACACTGGCCGCACGAACTCCGATCTGGCTGCTGTTCCCTGCTCCGAGATCGTAACGGCAAACTTTACGACTGCTCCTCCGTGCACGGGAAGCACGCCGTTGTTCGATCAGTGGGGTGTTGGGCTTGGCGCGCGCGTCAGCCAGCCGAACCGGAACGTCGGACCGCAGCTTGGCTTTACCTATAATCCTGCTGCCTCGCCGAAGACAGTGCTTCGCGGTGGCATCGGGCTCTACTTTGAGAGCAACGTCTTCAACAATGTGCAGTTCGATCGGTCGTCGAGATTGCCGGTTGGAAAGTTTGCAGCATATCCAACGATCTGCGAAAACGGAACTTACAGTTATCCGATCCCGGGTAAAGGAAACGTCACCCAGACGAGTACCGGCATTCCCATCTCGACGATCTGCACGGAATCAATCGCCCAGGCCGCGCCTGCGATCTTGCAGCTACAGGCCGATGCGCGCGCCGGCGGAGCGCAGAACATTCCCAATACCTCGTTTATGGGCTATGCACTGAACACTCCGACTGGCACGATTGCATACGCACCCAAGTACCAGTCTCCTTATTCCATCAACATCAACTTTGGCATTCAGCGTGAGCTTGCGCCGGGAGTTGTTCTTTCGGCCGATTATGTTCACTCCGCAACTCTTCGAATCCAGCAGACGATCGATGCGAACCACGTAGGCGATTCGAGATACTTTGACGTGGGTCTTGCAAAGACAGCTATCGCGAATACCCTTGCCCAATGCGGAGCAAGCTCCATTGACGTAGCACTGAGCCCAGGAGGCTGCCCGACCGGTTCCGGAGCAAATGGCAATGCAACCATGGTCGATTTCGCCAAAAACGGACTCGATTCTGGCCTGGCAGTCAATGGAGGCGCGCCGAACTCGATCCTTGGCAGCGGTGCAGCAGCCGCATTTGATGGAATCAACCCGGCAGTTGGAGTCGGCATTTTCTCGTACCCGATGGGTAAGGCGGCCTATGACGGGCTCCAGCTAAATCTCACCGAACAGAAGGCCCATCCCTTCCGCGGAGTGGCACAGACCAATCTTGAAGTTTCGTACGCTTACTCCCGGATGATTACGACAACGGCTTATAACAACGTCGGCACTTCCGATCCGTTCTTCTCGGCACCGTCTTATAACAACCGGAACCCGACGCAGAACATGGGCTATGGCGGCCTTGATCGCACCCACATCTTCTCGCTGGGTGGAGCGATTCAACCGAAGTATGGCCCTCGGATCGGCCTGATTGCGCACTTTGATTCCGCGGTGCCAACAAACCTTACTCTCGATGAGCAAGGTTCTGCCCCGGGTGAGATCTTCCGCAGCGACGTCGATGGTGACGGACAGATCGGAGATCTTGTTCCGGGAACAGATCCTGGAGCATATATGAGGAAGGTCAAGCCGGGAACTCTGAACAACCTGATCGCTAACTACAACACCACCCATGCAGGAACGCTGACACCGGCGGGACAGGCTGTGGTTGCGGCAGGCCTGTTTACTCCTGCTGAAATGGCCGCGGCAGGCGCTGTTGAGCCGACGTTGGCCCCTGGTCCAAGCAGGGCTTTTGCAAACTCCATGCTGAAGACCTTCGATGCCAACTTCTCCTACCCCATTCGCTGGAAGAAGCTGCCGGAACAATGGAGCCTTGAGCCATCGGTGTCGATCTACAACATATTCAACTTTGCAAATTACGATACGCTCGCGGTTGGCGGTGCCAATATTTCGGGAGGAACGATTCTGACGCCTGCTGACTTAGCTGCCAGCGGTGGCGCCGGAAACGTCAATGGGCCATCCGATTATGAGGCATACAACTCGCTGCGTATTTCACGCAAGACTGGAACGTTCGACCAGGGCGCACCACGCGCCACGGAGTTCCAGTTGAAGTTGAACTTCTAA